One genomic region from Glaciimonas sp. PAMC28666 encodes:
- a CDS encoding porin, which translates to MKRILIALAALSVVASAVQAQSQSSVTIYGKVDLGLTKFAGDSANVNNAVQMQQNHQSRVGFMGVEDLGGGLSALFQMENRFTADDGVQNGGMESTGPYLVGLKGSFGTVKLGRNWNTIGNADSPSVDPFEGDGIGGLNALTLPRLNNTVTYYSPAVHGFGIETQYIFSEQPTSHIANQYNDGYTVAGSYDNGPIHLSAGYGEAANSNNSVNWGAAGTYIIGAAKIIIAYDQYDDKTAANLPVSTNFIVATTYAIGNGLIKAAYNQTKYGGDNTITNTGLHQKFQKVAIGYQHKLSKRTSLYADIARTKFTDPGISNAVTGVGAGITQSF; encoded by the coding sequence ATGAAAAGAATTCTGATCGCACTGGCGGCCCTTAGCGTAGTTGCCAGCGCAGTACAAGCGCAATCGCAATCGTCCGTCACCATCTACGGTAAGGTGGATCTGGGTCTTACAAAATTTGCTGGTGACAGCGCTAACGTCAATAATGCCGTGCAGATGCAACAAAACCACCAAAGTCGGGTCGGCTTCATGGGGGTCGAAGACCTGGGTGGTGGTTTGTCTGCGCTATTTCAAATGGAAAACCGATTTACGGCCGACGATGGCGTACAAAATGGCGGGATGGAGAGTACAGGCCCTTATCTGGTTGGTCTGAAAGGTAGTTTTGGGACGGTGAAACTAGGCCGTAACTGGAATACCATTGGCAATGCAGATTCGCCTTCAGTCGATCCGTTCGAAGGAGATGGAATAGGCGGCCTGAATGCGCTGACCCTTCCGCGCCTCAATAATACGGTTACGTATTATTCACCGGCCGTACATGGCTTCGGTATCGAAACGCAATATATTTTTTCGGAGCAACCCACTTCTCATATCGCCAATCAATACAACGACGGTTATACGGTTGCCGGTAGTTACGATAATGGACCGATCCACCTCAGCGCAGGTTATGGCGAAGCTGCCAATTCAAATAACTCGGTCAATTGGGGCGCTGCCGGTACTTATATCATTGGCGCGGCTAAAATTATTATCGCCTATGACCAGTATGACGACAAGACCGCGGCCAATCTACCTGTGAGCACAAACTTCATTGTCGCCACTACCTATGCAATCGGTAATGGTCTGATCAAAGCTGCTTATAACCAGACCAAATACGGTGGAGATAACACTATCACCAATACCGGCCTGCACCAGAAATTCCAAAAAGTGGCAATCGGCTATCAACACAAGCTATCCAAACGCACGTCCTTGTATGCAGACATTGCACGTACCAAATTTACTGACCCTGGAATCAGCAACGCAGTCACGGGTGTTGGTGCTGGTATTACACAAAGCTTTTAA
- a CDS encoding bifunctional salicylyl-CoA 5-hydroxylase/oxidoreductase — protein sequence MKIVCIGGGPAGLYFSLLMKKQNPAHEITVIERNRPFDTFGWGVVFSDQTLSNLVNADEKTARTILQSFNHWDDIDVHFKGRVITSGGHGFCGIGRKRLLNILQERCLELDVKLVFETDVSDDQQIAVDYDADLVIACDGLNSKVRTRYQNTYQPDIETRKCRFVWLGTKKLFPAFTFAFEQTEHGWFQAHAYQYDGDTATFIIETPEDVWRKSGLDKMSQDESIAFCEKLFAKQLDGNCLMSNARHLTGAAIWINFPRIICGEWVHWNDIQGKRVPVVLMGDAAHTAHFSIGSGTKLALEDAIELARCFNLHADAGMEHVMATYQEVRAIEVLKIQSAARNSMEWFENVDRYTNMSPEQFAYSMLTRSQRLSHENLRVRDKGYIARYENWIAKQAWASADLTVADDDVRHQPAVPPMLTPFKLRGMTLKNRIVVSPMAQYSALEGVAGDYHLVHLGSRAMGGAGLVFAEMTCVSADARITPGCPGLYTPEHTQAWQRIVAFFHTNSDAKIAVQLGHAGPKGSTRLAWEGIDQPLESGNWPLIAASSQQYVEGVSQIARAATREDMDRILADFVRATEEATKAGFDWLELHCAHGYLLSAFISPLTNHRTDEYGGSLENRCRYPLEVFSAIRAVWPQERPISVRISAHDWVEGGITPDDAVAIARLFKQAGADMMDCSSGQVSKKEKPVYGRMFQTPFSDRIRNEAGIATIAVGAIFEADHANSIIAAGRADLCAVARPHLANPAWTHTEAAKIGYSGMKWPRQYYAAKLQMERNFERDKQVAAANAGMTPQQVAAKLLEG from the coding sequence ATGAAGATCGTCTGTATTGGAGGTGGTCCCGCGGGCCTGTATTTCAGCCTGCTAATGAAGAAACAAAATCCGGCGCACGAGATCACGGTAATCGAACGTAATCGTCCTTTCGACACCTTTGGCTGGGGCGTGGTGTTTTCGGATCAGACGCTGAGCAATCTGGTGAATGCTGATGAAAAAACCGCGCGCACAATTTTGCAATCCTTCAATCACTGGGATGATATTGATGTCCATTTCAAAGGACGTGTCATTACCTCTGGCGGACATGGCTTTTGCGGCATCGGCCGCAAACGCCTGCTCAATATCCTGCAAGAGCGCTGTTTGGAACTGGACGTCAAGCTCGTGTTCGAAACAGACGTCTCCGATGATCAGCAGATTGCCGTTGATTATGATGCCGATCTGGTGATTGCCTGTGATGGACTTAATAGCAAGGTGCGCACGCGTTATCAGAATACCTATCAGCCTGATATCGAAACGCGCAAATGCCGCTTTGTTTGGCTGGGAACGAAAAAATTGTTCCCTGCATTTACCTTTGCCTTTGAACAGACTGAGCACGGCTGGTTCCAGGCCCACGCCTACCAGTACGACGGCGATACAGCCACTTTCATTATCGAGACGCCGGAAGACGTATGGCGCAAGAGTGGCCTCGACAAAATGAGCCAGGATGAGTCCATCGCGTTCTGCGAAAAACTGTTTGCCAAACAGCTTGACGGCAATTGTTTGATGAGTAATGCCAGGCACCTTACGGGGGCCGCGATATGGATCAATTTCCCACGGATCATCTGTGGCGAATGGGTGCATTGGAATGATATTCAAGGCAAGCGCGTGCCGGTGGTGCTGATGGGCGACGCTGCACATACCGCGCATTTTTCGATAGGCTCCGGCACCAAGCTGGCGTTGGAAGACGCCATCGAACTGGCACGCTGTTTCAACCTGCACGCAGACGCTGGCATGGAACACGTGATGGCCACTTATCAAGAAGTGCGCGCAATCGAAGTGTTAAAAATTCAAAGCGCGGCGCGCAATTCGATGGAGTGGTTCGAAAACGTGGACCGCTATACCAACATGAGCCCTGAACAATTTGCTTATTCAATGCTCACCCGTAGCCAGCGCTTGTCGCACGAAAATCTGCGGGTACGCGATAAAGGCTATATCGCACGGTACGAGAACTGGATTGCAAAACAGGCTTGGGCGAGCGCGGATTTGACCGTCGCCGATGACGATGTCCGACATCAACCTGCGGTGCCACCGATGCTCACCCCGTTCAAGCTACGCGGCATGACCCTCAAAAATCGTATCGTGGTGTCACCGATGGCCCAATACTCTGCGCTTGAGGGTGTGGCCGGCGATTACCATTTGGTCCATCTTGGCAGCCGTGCGATGGGCGGCGCGGGCCTGGTGTTTGCGGAGATGACCTGTGTGTCGGCGGACGCCCGTATCACGCCAGGTTGCCCCGGTCTGTACACGCCAGAACATACGCAAGCATGGCAACGCATCGTGGCATTCTTTCATACCAATTCGGATGCCAAAATTGCTGTGCAGCTGGGTCACGCCGGGCCCAAAGGCTCGACGCGACTGGCATGGGAGGGGATTGACCAACCGCTGGAGAGCGGCAATTGGCCATTGATTGCCGCGTCTTCGCAACAATATGTTGAGGGCGTATCACAAATAGCGCGTGCAGCGACGCGTGAAGATATGGACCGCATCCTGGCCGATTTTGTGCGCGCTACAGAAGAGGCTACCAAAGCTGGCTTCGACTGGCTCGAACTACATTGCGCGCACGGGTACTTACTCTCAGCCTTTATTTCACCACTCACCAATCACCGCACCGATGAATATGGCGGCTCCCTGGAAAATCGCTGCCGTTACCCGCTCGAAGTGTTTTCCGCGATCCGTGCGGTGTGGCCGCAAGAGCGGCCGATCAGCGTCCGGATTTCGGCCCACGATTGGGTCGAAGGCGGGATCACGCCGGATGATGCGGTAGCCATCGCGAGGTTGTTTAAACAAGCTGGTGCAGACATGATGGACTGTTCTTCCGGGCAGGTCAGCAAGAAAGAAAAGCCTGTCTATGGCCGGATGTTCCAGACGCCGTTTTCTGATCGTATCCGCAATGAGGCGGGGATTGCGACTATCGCCGTTGGCGCTATTTTCGAAGCGGACCATGCCAATAGCATCATCGCCGCGGGCCGGGCCGACTTGTGTGCGGTGGCACGTCCGCATTTGGCTAACCCTGCATGGACTCACACCGAAGCGGCAAAAATCGGTTATTCGGGAATGAAATGGCCTCGGCAATATTACGCTGCAAAATTGCAAATGGAGCGCAATTTCGAACGGGATAAACAAGTCGCAGCGGCGAATGCAGGAATGACACCGCAACAGGTTGCGGCAAAACTGCTGGAGGGCTGA
- a CDS encoding SDR family NAD(P)-dependent oxidoreductase — protein MISDKLLTGKHALVTGGSRGIGAAIARTLLSQGACVTLLGRNKESLCGTVQALKGLGGSGYELNYVVADITSSASVMAAFAQAVDVFGCIHILVNNAGQAHSAPFAKTDEVLWQQMLSVNLTGTFHCTQAALPSMLEAGWGRIVNVVSTAGLVGYSYVAAYCAAKHGVIGLTRALALELATKGITVNAVCPGYTETDIVKDAVANIVAKTQLSEDQAKAELAAHNPQKRLVEPDEVANAVAWLCLPGSAAMNGQALAVAGGEVM, from the coding sequence ATGATTTCTGACAAACTGCTTACCGGAAAACACGCGCTTGTGACGGGTGGCAGCCGCGGTATAGGGGCTGCGATTGCGCGGACGTTGTTGTCGCAGGGCGCATGCGTGACATTGCTAGGGCGCAATAAAGAAAGCCTGTGCGGGACCGTTCAAGCCCTCAAAGGACTCGGTGGATCCGGCTATGAGCTCAATTATGTCGTGGCCGATATCACCTCCTCAGCGTCGGTAATGGCTGCATTTGCGCAGGCTGTTGACGTTTTTGGCTGTATCCATATTTTGGTCAACAACGCGGGACAGGCCCATTCAGCGCCGTTCGCTAAAACGGATGAGGTTTTGTGGCAACAAATGTTGTCGGTCAATCTTACCGGAACGTTCCATTGCACCCAGGCAGCACTCCCATCCATGCTGGAGGCGGGTTGGGGCCGGATAGTCAATGTCGTTAGTACCGCCGGGCTTGTTGGATACAGCTACGTAGCAGCATATTGCGCAGCCAAGCACGGTGTGATCGGTTTGACACGTGCGCTGGCGCTGGAGCTGGCGACCAAGGGAATCACGGTGAATGCCGTTTGTCCCGGTTATACCGAAACCGATATCGTCAAAGATGCGGTCGCCAATATCGTCGCCAAAACCCAACTCAGTGAAGATCAGGCAAAGGCCGAACTTGCCGCACACAACCCGCAGAAACGGCTGGTGGAACCCGACGAGGTTGCGAATGCCGTTGCGTGGCTTTGTTTGCCAGGCTCCGCTGCAATGAACGGACAAGCGCTGGCGGTGGCCGGCGGTGAAGTAATGTAG
- a CDS encoding MarR family winged helix-turn-helix transcriptional regulator, with translation MTSKTVTKAPVLQSQSAQIFDMETRLTKGDHLPLRLWLRMLSCTALIEGEIRSRLRAEFGITLPRFDLMAQLERHPDGLRMGELSKRMMVTGGNITGITDQLEQEGLVTRVPDTKDRRAYSVKLTIEGRRAFRRMASVHERWIAELLSGIDGPDKEQLIAILSQVKQHLNNPDPEHQK, from the coding sequence ATGACCAGCAAGACCGTCACTAAAGCGCCTGTGCTGCAATCGCAATCGGCGCAGATATTCGATATGGAAACGCGTTTGACCAAGGGCGACCATTTGCCCTTGCGGCTATGGTTGCGGATGCTGTCTTGCACTGCATTGATTGAGGGAGAAATCCGGAGTCGTTTGCGCGCGGAATTCGGCATCACCTTGCCGCGTTTTGATTTGATGGCGCAACTGGAGCGGCATCCGGATGGCTTGCGCATGGGGGAACTGTCGAAACGGATGATGGTCACCGGGGGCAATATCACCGGGATTACCGATCAATTGGAGCAGGAAGGTCTGGTCACACGGGTTCCGGATACAAAGGATCGTCGCGCTTATAGCGTCAAACTTACCATTGAAGGCCGTCGTGCCTTCAGGCGCATGGCGTCGGTCCACGAGCGCTGGATTGCGGAACTGCTCAGTGGTATCGACGGCCCGGATAAAGAACAATTGATCGCAATACTGTCGCAAGTGAAGCAACATTTAAATAACCCCGATCCTGAACATCAGAAATAA
- a CDS encoding enoyl-CoA hydratase family protein encodes MRYLPGEAQSLPGNTTVLSDYQARYFRFDVKEGVATLTLNRPERKNPLTFDSYSELRDLFRNLAYAADVKAVVIVGAGENFCSGGDVHDIIGPLTKLDMPGLLTFTRMTGDLVKAIRACPQPIIAAIDGICAGAGALLALASDIRFGTERSKTAFLFSRVGLAGCDMGACALLPRVIGQGRAAELLYTGRSMGGQEAERWGFFNRLCMPEAILTDAQTFAHALAHGPTFAHGMTKKMLQQEWNMGVDEAIEAEAQAQAICMATNDFHRAYHAFVAKQKPVFEGD; translated from the coding sequence ATGCGCTATTTACCAGGTGAGGCACAGAGTCTGCCCGGCAACACGACCGTTTTATCGGATTATCAGGCACGATATTTTCGTTTCGATGTAAAGGAGGGCGTAGCGACTTTGACGCTCAACCGTCCTGAACGGAAGAATCCGCTAACCTTCGATTCGTATAGCGAATTGCGGGACCTGTTCCGTAATCTGGCCTACGCGGCCGACGTGAAAGCAGTCGTGATCGTCGGCGCCGGCGAGAATTTCTGCTCCGGCGGTGACGTGCATGACATCATCGGACCGCTCACCAAACTCGACATGCCAGGTCTGCTGACCTTTACACGGATGACCGGTGATCTGGTGAAGGCAATACGTGCCTGTCCGCAGCCGATCATCGCAGCGATAGATGGCATTTGCGCCGGCGCCGGAGCTTTGCTGGCGCTGGCTTCCGACATCCGCTTTGGCACTGAGCGCAGCAAAACTGCATTTCTGTTTTCGCGTGTTGGACTGGCTGGTTGCGATATGGGGGCGTGCGCGCTATTGCCGCGTGTGATCGGTCAGGGACGGGCGGCAGAATTGCTGTACACCGGGCGAAGCATGGGAGGGCAGGAGGCGGAGCGCTGGGGATTCTTTAACCGTCTTTGCATGCCGGAAGCGATATTGACCGATGCCCAGACATTCGCCCATGCACTGGCACACGGGCCGACATTTGCCCATGGCATGACAAAAAAAATGCTACAGCAGGAATGGAACATGGGGGTGGACGAAGCCATCGAAGCGGAGGCGCAGGCCCAAGCCATCTGTATGGCTACCAATGATTTTCATCGTGCTTATCATGCCTTTGTCGCCAAACAAAAACCTGTATTCGAAGGGGATTAA
- a CDS encoding acyl-CoA dehydrogenase family protein — translation MADKNYLEWPFLDPRHRALEAAVDAWASAHISQKHDKDLDAACRGLVRQLGDAGWLHHAIGGSAYGGNSELIDTRAVCLIRETLARHSGLADFAFAMQGLGSGAITLFGSDAMKRQFLPRVASGDAIAAFALSEPEAGSDVAAMQCAARLDGDHYVLDGEKTWISNGGIADLYTVFVRTGEALGARGITAFVVEADRPGFEIAERIDVIAPHPLARIKFVNCRVPVSHRLGEPGQGFKVAMATLDIFRTSVAAAALGFARRALDEALKHATLRKMFGHTLADFQLTQAKLAQMATGIDAAALLTYRAAWLRDQGQRVTKEAAMAKLTATETAQQVIDAAVQMFGGLGVVSEHPVERLYREIRSLRIYEGASEVQQLIIAREMLREAIPL, via the coding sequence ATGGCAGATAAAAATTATTTGGAATGGCCTTTTCTTGATCCTCGGCATCGTGCGCTGGAAGCGGCGGTCGATGCATGGGCCAGCGCGCATATTTCGCAAAAACACGACAAAGATCTAGATGCTGCGTGCCGCGGCCTGGTGCGCCAGTTAGGGGATGCGGGCTGGCTTCATCATGCGATCGGCGGTAGCGCATACGGTGGCAACAGCGAACTGATCGATACGCGTGCCGTCTGTCTGATACGCGAGACCCTGGCGCGTCATTCCGGTCTGGCCGATTTCGCCTTTGCGATGCAGGGGCTGGGCTCCGGCGCCATCACGTTGTTTGGTAGCGACGCCATGAAACGACAGTTTCTTCCGCGGGTCGCCAGTGGTGACGCGATTGCCGCGTTTGCCTTGTCTGAGCCCGAAGCAGGATCGGACGTGGCAGCCATGCAATGTGCGGCGCGACTGGATGGCGACCATTATGTGTTGGACGGTGAAAAGACCTGGATTTCGAATGGCGGCATCGCCGACCTGTACACTGTCTTTGTGCGCACCGGTGAGGCGCTGGGCGCGCGTGGTATTACCGCCTTTGTCGTGGAAGCTGACCGACCGGGGTTCGAGATTGCCGAGCGGATCGATGTGATCGCGCCGCATCCCCTGGCACGCATCAAATTTGTCAATTGTCGTGTGCCTGTCTCTCATCGTCTGGGCGAACCCGGGCAGGGGTTTAAGGTTGCCATGGCGACGCTGGATATTTTCCGCACTTCCGTGGCCGCAGCGGCGCTAGGATTTGCCCGGCGGGCACTGGATGAGGCGTTGAAACATGCCACCTTGCGCAAGATGTTTGGTCATACTTTGGCCGATTTCCAGCTGACTCAGGCCAAGTTAGCCCAAATGGCGACGGGGATCGATGCTGCTGCATTGCTTACTTATCGCGCGGCCTGGCTGCGTGATCAAGGCCAACGGGTCACCAAAGAAGCAGCGATGGCGAAATTGACCGCAACCGAAACAGCGCAGCAAGTCATTGATGCAGCCGTCCAGATGTTCGGTGGCCTCGGTGTCGTCAGCGAACATCCGGTGGAGCGGTTGTATCGCGAGATCCGCTCGTTACGCATTTATGAAGGGGCCAGCGAGGTGCAACAATTGATCATCGCCCGGGAAATGTTGCGTGAGGCGATTCCGCTTTGA
- a CDS encoding thioesterase family protein, whose translation MKSSEPVFATSIAVRFGDCDPAGIVFYPRYFEMINNLVEDWCAIGLGHSFRSLHMEQGLGLPTVHVETDFVAASELGEILRAELVVKKMGSSSLTLDIRLSGPDQSIRVRCTIVLVMLDLQKRSAVRLPELMRSRIARFCTAQSSA comes from the coding sequence ATGAAATCATCCGAACCTGTTTTCGCGACCAGCATAGCGGTGCGCTTCGGTGATTGCGATCCGGCTGGAATCGTCTTTTATCCGCGCTATTTTGAAATGATTAATAACCTGGTGGAAGACTGGTGTGCGATCGGGCTAGGGCACAGTTTTCGTAGCTTGCACATGGAGCAAGGCCTGGGTTTGCCGACGGTGCACGTAGAGACCGATTTTGTCGCCGCCAGTGAACTTGGTGAAATCTTGCGCGCCGAGTTGGTGGTAAAAAAAATGGGGAGCTCTTCGCTCACATTAGACATCCGATTATCTGGTCCGGACCAAAGCATTCGGGTCCGTTGCACGATAGTGCTGGTAATGCTGGACTTACAAAAACGCAGCGCCGTGCGCCTGCCGGAACTAATGCGCAGTCGTATCGCAAGGTTCTGTACCGCTCAGTCATCAGCGTAA
- a CDS encoding RidA family protein codes for MDFLQPQGWARAKGYSNGIAATGRYVFISGMVGWDGDGKFHTDDFSGQVRQALLNIVAVLAEANASPQHIVRMTWYVVDKKEYVAAYRQIGIAYREVIGRHFPTMTAVQVVALIEDRARVEIEVTAVVPE; via the coding sequence ATGGACTTCCTGCAACCGCAAGGCTGGGCGCGCGCCAAAGGGTATTCCAACGGCATTGCTGCCACAGGGCGATATGTTTTTATCAGTGGCATGGTCGGCTGGGATGGTGATGGAAAATTCCATACCGATGATTTTTCCGGGCAAGTGCGGCAGGCGCTCTTGAATATTGTCGCTGTGCTGGCCGAAGCGAATGCCTCACCGCAGCATATCGTGCGCATGACCTGGTACGTCGTAGATAAAAAAGAATACGTCGCAGCCTATCGGCAGATCGGTATCGCCTATCGAGAAGTGATCGGACGCCATTTTCCTACCATGACGGCAGTACAGGTCGTGGCGTTGATTGAAGATCGGGCGCGGGTTGAGATAGAAGTGACCGCAGTTGTGCCGGAATAA
- a CDS encoding 3-hydroxyacyl-CoA dehydrogenase, translating into MNTSLILGIVGAGAMGRGIAQIAAIAGIQVKLYDRQAGAADDAHHLITLQLRKLQEKGRLTDLVVDAAINSIARVNTLDAFQNCDIVIEAIVENLDAKRELLGCLEGIVGPDCIFASNTSSLSVTAIAAAATHPDRVAGLHFFNPVPLLKLVEVIPGLLTAEPVVQFLIDFVHKMGHKPVRATDTPGFIVNHASRGYLTEALRIVQENAANFAQIDEVMREAAGFRLGPFELLDLTGLDVSHPVMESIYQQYYHEPRYRPSVITAQRLGAGLLGRKSGRGFYCYENGVIRKDAVPVVEAPAQPWSGAVWVARADPRTSAKIEALLSRCGAILETGQKPSAAALCLVVPMGEDVSTCVLRERLDAPRTLGIDTLTDCYGRLTLMSNPATDRALAQQAQALLARSGQAVTLIKDSYGFILQRVLAIMVNIGCDIAQQGICTPEDLDCAVETGLAYPRGPLAWGDHIGADQVLTILKNLHQTTGDPRYRPSPWLMRRAQLGLSLRHSDN; encoded by the coding sequence ATGAATACATCTCTTATTCTGGGTATTGTCGGCGCCGGAGCAATGGGGCGGGGCATCGCTCAGATTGCTGCCATAGCCGGCATACAGGTCAAGTTGTACGACCGGCAAGCGGGTGCCGCCGACGATGCACATCATCTCATTACCTTGCAGTTACGTAAATTGCAGGAAAAAGGCCGGCTAACCGATCTGGTGGTGGATGCCGCCATTAACAGCATTGCGCGGGTCAATACGCTGGACGCATTTCAAAATTGCGATATCGTTATCGAAGCGATCGTCGAAAATCTCGATGCCAAACGTGAATTGCTGGGCTGCCTGGAAGGTATCGTCGGGCCCGACTGCATCTTTGCAAGTAATACGTCGTCATTATCGGTGACGGCGATTGCTGCCGCTGCCACGCATCCCGACCGGGTTGCCGGCCTTCATTTCTTCAATCCAGTGCCATTGTTGAAGTTGGTCGAGGTCATTCCTGGGTTGCTTACCGCTGAACCGGTGGTACAATTTTTGATCGATTTTGTCCACAAGATGGGGCATAAACCGGTTCGCGCGACGGATACGCCGGGATTTATTGTCAACCATGCGAGCCGGGGCTATTTGACTGAGGCGCTGCGGATAGTCCAGGAGAATGCCGCTAACTTTGCGCAAATTGATGAAGTCATGCGCGAGGCTGCCGGGTTTCGCCTGGGACCGTTCGAGCTATTAGATTTAACCGGGCTGGATGTTTCGCATCCTGTAATGGAGTCGATTTACCAGCAGTATTATCACGAGCCTCGCTATCGTCCCAGTGTCATCACCGCACAACGCCTGGGAGCCGGTTTGTTGGGACGCAAAAGTGGTCGTGGATTTTATTGCTATGAAAATGGCGTGATCCGTAAAGACGCGGTCCCTGTGGTCGAAGCGCCAGCGCAACCATGGTCCGGAGCAGTGTGGGTTGCGCGTGCAGACCCACGCACCTCAGCAAAGATAGAGGCCTTGCTATCGCGCTGTGGCGCAATCCTGGAAACAGGACAAAAACCTTCTGCTGCGGCGCTGTGTCTGGTAGTACCGATGGGCGAAGACGTCAGTACCTGTGTCTTGCGCGAAAGGCTTGATGCACCGCGAACGCTGGGTATCGACACGCTGACGGATTGCTATGGGCGCTTGACACTGATGAGCAACCCAGCGACCGACAGGGCGCTGGCGCAACAGGCGCAAGCGTTATTAGCGCGGAGCGGGCAAGCCGTTACCTTGATAAAGGATAGCTACGGTTTTATCCTGCAGCGGGTCTTGGCCATCATGGTCAACATTGGTTGCGACATCGCCCAGCAAGGAATATGCACCCCCGAGGATCTCGATTGCGCGGTCGAGACAGGCCTGGCTTATCCGCGTGGGCCATTAGCATGGGGCGATCATATCGGTGCAGATCAGGTGCTGACCATATTGAAGAACCTGCATCAAACCACCGGAGACCCGCGCTATCGGCCCAGTCCCTGGTTGATGCGACGTGCCCAATTGGGATTGTCGTTGCGTCACTCGGATAATTAA
- a CDS encoding acyl-CoA dehydrogenase gives MTYAKAPFHWDDPLLLTEQLTDDERMVRDAAQSYCEGRLAPRVLESFRHETTDPAIFREMGELGLLGATIPTEYGGSGLNYVSYGLIAREVERVDSGYRSMMSVQSSLVMVPINEFGSAAQKQKYLPKLATGEWIGCFGLTEPNHGSDPGSMVTRAKTVPGGYAVSGAKMWITNSPIADVFVVWGKTDDGKIRGFILEKDWKGLSAPVIHGKVGLRTSVTGEIVMDEVFVPEENLLPHVEGLKGPFTCLNSARFGIAWGALGAAEYCWHAARQYTMDRIQFGRPLAANQLIQKKLADMQTEITMALQGCLRLGRMKDEGTAAVEITSMMKRNSCGKSLDIARTARDMLGGNGISDEFGVIRHMVNLEVVNTYEGTHDVHALILGRAQTGIAAFAN, from the coding sequence ATGACATATGCCAAAGCCCCTTTTCATTGGGACGACCCATTATTATTGACAGAACAATTGACGGACGATGAGCGCATGGTACGCGATGCTGCCCAATCCTATTGCGAGGGTAGACTCGCACCGCGCGTACTGGAATCCTTTCGGCACGAAACAACCGATCCGGCAATTTTCCGAGAGATGGGCGAGCTTGGTTTGCTGGGTGCCACGATCCCCACAGAATACGGTGGCTCCGGTTTAAATTACGTCAGTTATGGTTTAATCGCCCGTGAAGTCGAGCGAGTCGATTCCGGTTACCGGTCGATGATGAGTGTACAAAGTTCATTGGTGATGGTGCCGATCAACGAATTCGGCAGCGCAGCGCAAAAACAGAAGTATTTGCCCAAGTTGGCAACCGGCGAGTGGATAGGTTGCTTCGGCCTGACAGAGCCGAATCACGGCTCGGATCCCGGCAGCATGGTTACGCGCGCCAAAACCGTACCGGGCGGCTACGCAGTTTCAGGTGCGAAGATGTGGATTACCAACAGCCCGATTGCCGACGTGTTTGTAGTGTGGGGAAAGACCGACGATGGCAAGATCCGGGGCTTCATTCTGGAAAAAGACTGGAAAGGCCTGTCAGCACCGGTCATTCATGGGAAAGTCGGGCTACGAACTTCGGTGACTGGCGAGATCGTGATGGATGAAGTATTCGTTCCGGAAGAAAATCTGCTGCCGCATGTCGAAGGCTTAAAAGGACCATTCACTTGCCTGAATTCGGCACGCTTCGGAATTGCATGGGGTGCGTTGGGTGCCGCCGAGTATTGCTGGCATGCTGCGCGCCAGTACACGATGGACCGTATCCAGTTTGGCCGTCCGCTGGCTGCTAACCAGTTAATTCAAAAAAAGCTGGCCGACATGCAAACCGAGATCACGATGGCTTTGCAGGGTTGCTTGCGTCTGGGCCGCATGAAGGATGAAGGTACTGCCGCGGTTGAAATTACATCGATGATGAAGCGCAACTCCTGCGGCAAGTCGCTCGATATCGCCCGTACGGCACGCGACATGTTGGGAGGCAATGGCATCTCGGATGAGTTTGGGGTGATACGTCATATGGTGAATCTGGAAGTCGTGAATACCTATGAAGGCACGCATGATGTGCATGCCCTGATATTGGGTCGCGCCCAGACCGGCATTGCGGCGTTTGCCAATTGA